The genomic segment AAAAATTTCCATTACAGCCATTGAACATCATTGAGTTTATCATAGGAAGTTGGACTCGAACCCGGAACTTTTCCACTTCTCGCTCATCTGCCGCTCGGCCCGATCGACACGGATGACTCGCTACCATTCTATCATGTTTAATGTCTCTCATTCAGCCCTGATAGCATGTTGTCATCTTGTCACTGTGCTATATTTATTGTCAGCTAGCTGGAGAGCTCTCTGGAATGTTAGCAAGGAGTGACAATGTGCGTGTGTCAATGTGGGTGTGCTCGctttatgtgtgcgtgtgagtgagtgtgtgtgtgtgtgagagtgagtgtgtgcggGCTGTTCCTCCtggctttgtttgttgtgttcaGTGATGCAGGCTGCTTTGTATTCTcactgtgtgtgcgcgcgtgtgtgtgttttagcgTGTGTGTTCCTGCTGCTCGACCGCAGCGACacactgccctctagtggcgaCTGAGTTAAAGCCACCAACAGGGATGGCTGCTGCAGGTCTGAAATCAGTGTCGGGAAAGCGAGGGGGCTGCGTCGATGCTTTTGTGGTCCCGTGCCAAGCTGTTATCTCCTTAGCCGGCtagaaaatgattttattaaTTGCTTCATTTAACGCTCcctatgcccccccccccctccccctttctcCACTCCTGGCCGctcatacacaaacacacacatacacaatgtTGGCCCGCGTACACCTCTGTGACAGTTGAAGAGTTCTTTCTCTGCGGGGACCTGCAGAGGGAACAGCGCGGTCATAAAGGCCGTATGCCGGCCCATTCACATGTAATGGCAGGAAGGCCCGCAGAGGCCCGGCCAGCCGAAGCACTGTGCTCCATTATGGCAcattatgggggggggggagagtgTGCACGGACTATTCTTCATGCTGTGGGGGCACGAATATGTTTACACAGTGGCTACTCACGCCACTTCCACTGCTGTTTTCAGAGGCAAGAAGCAAGTTGTCTTAATATAAGTATCAGTATCAGACCTGACTTCAGCCAGCTTCAAATGATTGGTTTGTTTGGAAGATTTATAGGAGATAATACTCATATAAATATGCATTTCTGGTGTATTGCAATATCTGTGATCATCCGTGACTACGACATCAGTAACTGTGTCCATTTAACCAACCTGTGGAATGATTACAATTCACGCTAACTAGCGGTGATAGGCTAAATTAGCTAACTGTTTTGTAACTTAAGCCAGTTGTTCTTTTGTAGTAAGACGGTTAGCTTCCTTTATTAGGTGtctaatgatttttttttattttattagacatgttttttaatatgcaaACCTCCAGGGCCAGACTTATTGTTGAAATTTGTCATCTCCCGACAGTATCAGAGACGTATCATTCCAATTTAATATTACACTCAAATACTGTAGAATGAGAATTGTAAAacttgtgcgtgtgtctgcgtgtgtgtgtgtgatcatTATATTATCCCCACAAGGCATCCCACTgaactttgattttttttgggggggtctaCAATAGCTCCTTCTCATATGATACAGTGAATTATTGAAGGGGAGTGTTGAAGCCAGGCATGAAGCAGGAAAATGTCAACGCCGGTTCCTCCTGAGTGAGGGGAAACTAGTCCGTGTGACTATATAGAGAAGAAGCTACATCTGGGTCAGTGCAGCCCAGACCCTGCAGGGGTGTCTtgttagacacacacacacacacacacaatctcgcatacacacactggctggatggctggcttGGCAACAACCACAATAACCTCTGAGGTCAGACGGAGCTCGTGCTGCATTAGCCCCAGCGTGAACCTGCTGAGAGACAGAGTGGGCCAGGACAGCAGGTGTTAaccaccccaaaacacacacacacacacaagtcacTACTGTGCCAACACATCCAGTCTGTGCCGCATGTCCAACTAAAccaacatttttctaacacgAGGATAGATTTCAGGCTGGCTGCGTGCTGTTTGTCTGCCTAATAAGCGGCTTTACCGCGCTCATCTCATAACAGCGTGAAAGTCAACAGGCAGAGCCAGAGGAAGCACCTGCATTTATTCCTTTGGTGGCTTTTACTTGATTTTGGGATTCCTCtcacccattttttttttgtagctgcACCTTGCTCACTTCCACCTTGTTTTAGATTTAATTAAATTGTAGTCGGGCAGTACGGCTCTAAATTATCCATAGGTGTGGGAATGCTTGTTAGTCTGTATTTGCTCTACGATTGGCAAGTAGCCAGTCAAGTCAGTTGGGAACAGCTCCAGCTCAAACTCGAGGGGACAAACTCTATCAAAATGGATGTCGTGATGTCGTAAAGTTTTGCATTATTTGctaggctaaaaaaaaaaaaaaaaaatgtaactcgTGTAATTGGTATTCTTCCgaaattatttattgaataaataacaacAGTAGAAGGAATAATTTTGTATTAATTAAATCAATTTCACGTATCAAGAAAATTAGTTAATTTGATAAAGGAAAACAATCATCTCTACCAAAGTgacgtttgtgtttttctttctgattTGTATGCTCGAAAAATTACCGAGCGCATCCTTATGTGTATGTGTCTGAgagtttgagtgtgtgtgtgtgtctcaggtTATATTGCAAGTAATCCCATAATCCTTCTGGCTTTTTGCTGTGATGTTAGATACACACCTGTTAGAGCATCCCTGCATGCACGAAACATAACACCTTACgaggaacacacacacctgatAACGGAGTTCTTGACAAAGAGGGTGTGAACACTTTTGCTACctcagtttttttcccctcttcaCTTGTCAAAGAAAGGTATTTTAAAACGTCTTTTTAATGAAGTAATCACAATCCATCCAATCCCAGTTATAatagggtgtgcacacttttgcaaccTCAGGTAAAAGttgtacgtttttttttttaatgaggtaaaatgtgttcaaatgaGCTTGGTGCCGTTATTGATATCACAAAACTTGACATTTCAACAGGGTTGTGTCGATTTTTTTAGAACCACTGTACAGCAAGAAATGTTTAACCCATGGAATCCTATGGAATTCTGTCTTGTTCTTTATTGACATGGCCATGTGTGTTCGTCTCCAGGGTCCCCCAGGATCTCAGCCTTCTCCTCATACGCAGCCTCCCCCACACAACCCCAGCAATCCCATGATGGGCCCTCACGGACAGGtaatacacacaaatgcacacacacacttccttattcacacacactctcGCTGGCTCGGGACAAGCAGCATTCAGGACGGCGTGCCGGATGAATAATTTAGCAGCGGCGGGCCGGACTGGAAGGGGCGGTGAGGCATCTGGAGGGGTTTctcccccacccacccccctCGGCCAGGCACTCGCCGTCCCGGAGTCCATCAGTAGAGCATTAATATTGCAGCATGGCCTGACAACGGCGCGTCCGCTTGCGTGTAAACGCACCACAAGTTGGTCACGGAGAAGAGACAAGAGGAAATTCATTGTAACTCAAGATGGCGTTGCATAACTTTCCATATTCACAaaattgacagtttttttttttaacatctgaCACTGAAGTACTTCTTATTATTCGATGAGACATTGTGAATTAATGTGAGCATAATGCAAAAATCTGTGGACCTTGTATAGAACCTTGTGGAACACCTACAATATCTGTCCAACTACAAGGCTCATTTAGTGACCAGCTGTCTTGCCAGATCTTGAACTGCAGCCTACAAAAATAAGCATGTAACACAACAAGAAGCATGCTGTTAAATTATTTCTTAAGTCAGACTTCATGCACCAGTTCAGGTGAACcattgaagtggcctgtgagtgaacgattccaTCGTATTTTCCGAGCTTACATGACAAGAAACACACAATTGTGTTACATAAGAAGCACCAAGCTGCACAAAATGTAAACCATCACTTATACTCCTCCACGGTTTTTCCTCTTAAACTGtccgcctcttcttcttctcttacATTGTTCCTTACAAATTCATtgtagcatgttttttttaacctcccTCTACTtatatttgtctttctttgaCTTTATCTAAATGCCTTACCATCTCGAAGTAACTCCTTGCTCGGGAATGTCATGTCGCTGCGAGCCGAACTCTGGCGGGTGCATTGTTCTGAATTACAACAGCTCCCCCTGTTGACCTACATTTGAATTGGCCACACATACTGGCTACATTAACTTTAtccacatctttttttgtagCCATTTATGTCGCCGCGGTACCCAGGTGGTCCTAGACCCGCACTCCGCATGCCAAACCAACCACCAGGGAGCATCCCTGGATCACAACCTCTCCTGCCAAACAGCTTGGACCCCACCAGACCCCAAGGTAGCAACTGATTGATTAAACTATTCCAATTGAAACATTATTTTAGtgtggctatttttttttaaaaggctgTTTCTTCATCTCTCTGCACAGGACATCCAAACATGGGCGGTCCAATGAGAATGAATCCTCCTCGAGGAATGGGAGCAATGGGGCCACAGGTACAAAATATTGAATGACAGGAGATCCTTGGTGACACAAACTTGCTTTCCAAATTCAATCCGAATGCAGTCATAATGACAGTAAATATGCGAATTGAAAAACTCTGTGACCACATATTCTAGCAGGCTTAAAAAGGTGTCACGCTTGTAAACAACACTTGAAACTTCTCTTGACTGTGCCGTTTATGTTTGCAATTTGCATAGCGAGAGGCAAACTCACTCACTTGGTTCCAGTGCCAACTTGACAACTTTTTAACGCGAGCTTGGTTCCTCGCTGGAATCTGCCCACTCTACACGCTCCCCCCCCTGCCCACTCACACCTTGGGAGGAATATCACATGCTTGCCAACACATTCACCAAAAGTTGTGCCAACGTGGCACACTTTGCTTTTGACACTCTTGGCTGTtgcttttttgtcttgtgtcCTTTTAAATGACAATGACCGGACAGCTGCTTGATTGTGCGGCAGCCTCGcaacatacacatacataaagacacacacagatgatgacacacacatacagaggCACCCGGTGACCCCCTCCCGCCCGCACTGGGGGCCCCATTTACTACGATGCCACCCTTGGCACGGAGCGCACCGGCAGCTGGTGCGGCATCTGCTCGACAAGTGTAATCGTCTGCTGAACAAAACTCCGCCTCGGAGTGGAGCCTCACCCGCTGCACACAGATATATGCAAAGCCTGAACAAGATcgtgcgcaaaaaaaaaaaaacgtaattctgaatctattaaaataaaaaaaaaggaaagaaaacaagaatcAGATCGATTGATTCAGTgtataaaagtatttttattagGACAAATATAACACCATATAATATATCATTATAATAATTACCTaggtaatttttttattgactacacgctaaaaaaaataataattaaaaataataataaattatgtCTGTGTAAATTCTTAGtcatccagctcatctgcAAAAATCTATTTCAGGTAATCGGAGTCTCGttccttgtgtttttttttgaaaatattatttgatgACATTTGTAACTATGCTAGGAAAGGAAGAGCATTTAACTAAAGAAGCGCTGGCTGCTGAACTTCTCTGACTGCTTTGTATGTCTGTTTTTTGCAGAATTACGGTGGAGGAATGAGGCCTCCTCCGAACTCCATGGGGCCAGGCATGCCTGGCATGAACATGTAAGTAGCCTGTCAAAAATGCGCAAACGGCtttgttttgtatatttgtATTGGGCCATTGTCTTATTGCGTCCATTATGTTTGATAATAATGAGTCTATGTTTTTGCCTTCAGGGGTCCTGGCGGAAGAGGCCCCTGGCCGAACCCCAACAATAACTCGGTGAGTGACACTCACCCCTCACGTTTTTATTTGCGCTGACATCTGAGCTCGTTTGACATGGCAACATGTCATCTCTCCACAGATAGCTTATTCATCTTCATCTCCGGGCAACTACGTGGTGAGCGTCCCGCTGACGTCTtctcgtgtttgtgtgtgcgtgtgtgagaccATGAAGTGATCCGTCACTTCTGCTGAGACGTGTAAGCCGAGGCGTGCTGACACTGCGCTCACTTGACTCTCCTATTTTCTTGGTTTGCTCTTCAGGGCCCCCCGGGGGGAGGAGGACCACCAGGAACCCCCATCATGCCAAGTCCAGGAGGTGACATATagactatttaaaaaaaaatcaataattgAAAAATCGGTTTGCTGGGCTGAACAAATGCTTGGGTGCTATACTTATGCTACGCAAGCAGTAAGCTAGCTAGCAATGAGCTTTGGCTAGCTATTAGGTGCGGAGAAACATGTTACAGATTCGGAAAACATCACCTCTATTTcatttatataaaataaatatataaatgtgaattacattaaaaaaaatccttctgTGTTTTCCTTATAGATTCAACAAACTCGAGCGAAAACATTTACACAATGATGAACCCCATCGGCCCTGGTGGGAACAGACCTAATGTGAGTagtaagaaaaacaagaaacatttttttttccactgacaataataatacttttttgttctttccaGTTCCCAATGGGACCGGGGCCAGACGGGCCCATGGGTGGCATGGGGGCCATGGAACAGCACCATATGAACGGCTCTCTAGGTGAGCGTTGCTTTTTGACTGCAAGTCAGATTGCGCCCTCCAGGGGCCGTCTGAGGAAGTGCTCCCTCCTTTTTAGCTGTAATTAAAACGAGATTAGATGAGTTGATGATGCAGATAGGCGCTCTTGTGTGTCTAATACTCGCAGCTTCATTCTAGTCTGTTAGGCTGTTAGGAACAATTAGCAGACCACTCGTaagctttcatttttgttgtctgCTCACAGGCTCTGGTGACATGGACGGGTTGCCAAAGGTGAGGTGAAATACAGTCTTTGTTGCATGTGTGAACGAACACAAGacttcccattttttttaaaaatcatcaatTGCTGCCAACAAACAATTCACGACTAGTCAACGTCACAAAAATCTATTATTCTgccttgtgtgtgttgattAAGAAGCATGCCCTTCTACTTACTGACTTGTTTTGTGCCGTTGTGTGGTAGAATTCTCCCAACAACATGGCAGGCATGAACAATCCCCCCGGCACTCCGCGGGATGACGGCGAGATGGCAGGCAACTTTTTAAACCCATTCCAAAGTGAAAGTGTGAGTAGCGCCACATCTTCGACTACATCCACCCAAGGCCACACCAGAAGCATTTAAGTCTGGACAAAGCCccaaataaagaaacaaataaataaatccacttTTTATGAATCAtcgaataaaaataaattttgtcATCTGCATGCAACCAATCCCTTAAATGTCAGGAACAGTCACGGTGGATGTACAGTATTAAGATTGTGATGAATACTTTTCTTTGTGCTTTTGTCCTAACAACACGGCCTTAAAACCAAACACGTGCATGTAAACACAACAAGTGTGCATGCAAACTGTCATGATACAAGacgactgatgatgatgatgcatcACAATCTCTCACCGCCACCTTACATTCTCTAACATTCTTCTGTGGGCTGActgctctcctcctcttcctcctccccctaCTGTATGGACGACACTTTGCTTGCTGCTGGTTTACTCACATGATAATATTCCATGACATGCTGCTATAAAAAGGGGGCTGCATATAGTCCAGTGTTGCTTGACTAAGTTGAATAAGAGTATGGGCTTATCTTCTCTCTcccttccctctctctctctctttttctctctttttacaGTATTCACCCAACATGACGATGAGTGTGtgattcgttttttttttattttatcttttattttactttttcatcTCCCTTTTACCCTCTCCCCCCTCACCCACGGTGCGTCTTGCATTGCCCTCTTCCCCTTTTCCTCCCTCGTCCGTGTGGATCGGCCGGCGCGCAGCCCCTCGGGATGCCCATGGACAGCAGGACCCCCCTCAAGGGCCCCCATCCCAACGTCTGTAAAATGGGCGTAAGAACATGAGACTTTCTTCCTCGCCTG from the Syngnathus acus chromosome 4, fSynAcu1.2, whole genome shotgun sequence genome contains:
- the ssbp4 gene encoding single-stranded DNA-binding protein 4 isoform X1 — encoded protein: MYAKGKGAVVPSDSQAREKLALYVYEYLLHVGAQKSAQTFLSEIRWEKNITLGEPPGFLHSWWCVFWDLYCAAPDRRETCEHSSEAKAFHDYSAAAAPSPVMGNMPPNDGMPGGPMPPGFFQGPPGSQPSPHTQPPPHNPSNPMMGPHGQPFMSPRYPGGPRPALRMPNQPPGSIPGSQPLLPNSLDPTRPQGHPNMGGPMRMNPPRGMGAMGPQNYGGGMRPPPNSMGPGMPGMNMGPGGRGPWPNPNNNSIAYSSSSPGNYVGPPGGGGPPGTPIMPSPGDSTNSSENIYTMMNPIGPGGNRPNFPMGPGPDGPMGGMGAMEQHHMNGSLGSGDMDGLPKNSPNNMAGMNNPPGTPRDDGEMAGNFLNPFQSESPLGMPMDSRTPLKGPHPNVCKMGVRT
- the ssbp4 gene encoding single-stranded DNA-binding protein 4 isoform X2 — its product is MYAKGKGAVVPSDSQAREKLALYVYEYLLHVGAQKSAQTFLSEIRWEKNITLGEPPGFLHSWWCVFWDLYCAAPDRRETCEHSSEAKAFHDYSAAAAPSPVMGNMPPNDGMPGGPMPPGFFQGPPGSQPSPHTQPPPHNPSNPMMGPHGQPFMSPRYPGGPRPALRMPNQPPGSIPGSQPLLPNSLDPTRPQGHPNMGGPMRMNPPRGMGAMGPQNYGGGMRPPPNSMGPGMPGMNMGPGGRGPWPNPNNNSIAYSSSSPGNYVGPPGGGGPPGTPIMPSPGDSTNSSENIYTMMNPIGPGGNRPNFPMGPGPDGPMGGMGAMEQHHMNGSLGSGDMDGLPKNSPNNMAGMNNPPGTPRDDGEMAGNFLNPFQSESYSPNMTMSV